The genomic window CCCAAAATGTATTTATAAGATTATGGCCGGGCCTATTAATTATGACAAGTttactttaacaaaataatatattgatACTAGATAAAGCCCACTTATTTAGGCGGATGtaagatagaaaaataaacttgatagtatttgaattttgtataataattaatatattttttgatattttatttaataattattgttttaaataaaattttcagtcttctgtattttattttaattatacacatttaatcttatatatgatatttgaattctaaatagtaaccgatccttattttatatttagtttagcatatagaaaaaaaaacgcaaatttctattttatatattcaattttgtaatacggtttaactatctatgtcatcataataaactctatttaaattttacactctttcttttaagtgataacattttcatatcaaaattatatttataacatatcaaatttatatcctagttagtattaaaaataattaacaattaacaaaacataaataaataaataataaagaaatccacaaaaatatttagaaaccaaacattgttgaaaatatattttttgtatatgcCGTAATCTCGTAAGTTGATTttacatcatgcaaattaatattaaatgagttaaaattaataaatgaaagtATTCTCATTATAAGTAACTGAAAagttaaatcttattttttctcaaaatattatattttcacttatgattacatgagttaaaaaatttagaataaaaCATAGGTATAGTAACACATCAAAGGATGTAAGACACTCCATCATACGATGTGTgacaaaatataaatcaaacaCATTCGattttactatacattttaactatctatttcagGATAATAAAATACCTTTTATTCGCTCCATCTTATAgttgatatttgaattttatatattaactcatacatttttaaaatattaaatttattattttcttaaaccaaattttaaatcttacaaattaaaattttcaatacaattttaatatcTACTTTATCATAATACAATACACTTTAATTCGAttgtattaaaattgaaatataagTCGATTTTGTAAtacaaatatagttttattttatacatttcatcttattttcagtttttctttgtagttaaaaaattaaaagttaaatattttagatatatgtgtttcttttttagttttcctatttaattaagaaaaaagtaaatattttttgacaCATGTCAATATCTGAACGATAAACTTGACACGTGTCACGATTGTATCataatacaatttaaatatctaCTTTATCATAATACAATACACTTGAATTCGATTGTATTCAAATTGAAATACAAGTCGATTTTGTAATACAAATATAGTTTTAGTATATACATTCCAtcttatttttagttttccgttttagttaaaaaaaaataaaagttaaatatttttgatatatatgtttttttttttagtttttctatttatataagaaacatgTCAATATCTAAACGATAGACTTGACACGTATCATGATCACGCGAGTTcataactttgaaaaccatactttatatataaaatttattacatGTGTTATAAGATTATAATGAGTAAAATATATGACTAACTATCAgattttgaacttttaaagATGGGTCAATAGTTGAACAATTACTTTTTGTTGGTCTCGGAAATTGAGCCAGGATCCACGGGTCCTCCCAAACAGAGATGGATGTCCTTGAACCTACTCTTTTAATAAGTCTTTTATTAACCAGAGATCTAGCTTAACAAATACTTCTCCAGCCATAAGACGGAGAgcatgattttatattttccaaagGATTGGATTTCCTAAAATATCTCCctttaaaaaccttaaaaaagaGAGTCCGAAGACGAAATTAACCGCAATAACTGTTTCGCAAGTAAGGCCGAATCAAAATCATCTACATCCCAAAAACCTAACCACCTTCCAATTTACTATTACACAGTTTATTCCAAGCCATCCAATGCATACCTCTAGAGTCACCATTCGAGCTCCACCAATACCTTGCTACCGCATTTGTTAGTTTAGAAGTAATTGTTTTCAAGAGCCTAAAGCAAGACATCACATAAGTTGGTAATGCTGCAGCTACCGATTTGATCATCACTTCTTTCTCTCCTATCGATAAGAATATAGCCAACTAGCCATTTATTCTACTTTGCAATCTATCTctaacaaaggaaaaaagctTTGTCTTAGAGCCCCCTAAACTTTCCGGTAGTCCGAGATAAGAACCCATGCCTCCAATATTATGTATACCCAGGGTCAATTTAATTTCTGTCTTTATAGCATCATCTACTTTATGCCCAAACTGCATCGATGATTTTGTACAATTTATCATTTGTCTCGAAACCGCTTCATATTGTTTTAAGATATCAATATTACTCCGCACTGTTCTTTATCagttttacaaaagaaaagattatcATCTGCAAATAACAAGTGAGAAACTGAAGGGCTCGTTGTTGCTACTTAGATACCCGTGATCAATTTTGGTTGTTCAGCTTTCCGGATATTTGTTGTTAGCACCTCAGTGCAGAGTATGAATAAGTAAGGAGAAAGTGGATCTCCTTGTCTTAATCCCCGTTCTGGTATTATTAGTCTTTTAGGTTGTCTATTAATAAGGTCCCTATACTGGACTAAAGTAATACACCACATTATCCAAGATATCAATTTTTCGCAAAATTCCATCTTCCTTAATAACTCCTTAACAAAATTCCATTCAACCCTATCATATGCTTTACTCATATCTGTATTGATCTCCTGAAAGAGCTCTTTGATCCGAAAAATGTCCAGCTGATAAGTGATGTGCACTTGGGTGCGTCAATAAGAGATGATATCCCAGTTTGGCATTTCACAAAATCCGGAAACTATAAAGTTAAATCTGGCTACCATATAGCACGGATGAAAAACTTGGTAAATAATTCATCTTTTATTGGTCCAGAAATCAAAGCTCTAAAATCACATGTTTGGAAATTGCAATGTCCGCCTAAATTACGTTATTTTTTACGGCAAATATTATCAGGCGTTGTACCGGTAACAAACAATTTGAGGAAGAAAGGTATAATTTATGATTCAGGATGTGTTAGATGTGGCACTATTAAGGAAACAGTAaaccatatatttttctagTGTCATCTAGCGAGACAAATATGGGCACTCTCGAAGATTTCTACGGTCCCAGGGATTTTTCCCACAAATTCTATTTATGCGAATTTGGATCACTTATTCTCAAGAATCCCTTCAGAATTTGATTCATCTGCATATCCATggataatttggtatatttggaaaGTAAGGAATGaaaaagtatttgaaaatGTGGAAAAAGATCTATTAGATGTGTTATGTCTAACTGAAAAAGAGGCACAATCGTGGCAGTTAGCGCAAGCTGAGTTTAATACTGAAAACCACGTTTCTATGCAATCGAAATAACAAATTCGAGTGAGTAATATCTCACAAGATAATACGTACTCTggcttttgttgttttgtggaCGGATCTTGGAAAGAAAGCGACAAGTTTTCAGGACTAAGGTGGTTTTGCACATCTTTAAATAGAGAGGCGTCAACCATGGGAGCTGCTAACCTGCGTAAAAGTCTATCTCCTCTTTATTCAGAAGTCGAAGCCCTACCTTGGGCAATGAAGTGTATGATTGGTGTCGACAAGTaagaaataactttttttatagaCTGTTCAGACAAGTAAGATGGTGTCTTCCCCAACAGAATGGCCAtcatttttatcatatttggAGGAGTTTTAGACTGACAAGGAAAAATTCATTaccttttctttatctttaatttttcgtAATACAAATGTCAAGATAGATTATTAAGCACGAAAAATTCGTGTAGAACGCTACACATTAtttatgtaaacaatttttCACAGGTTCGTTTGTTtcctaaaaaatatttcatgataaaaaataaaaaataaattatatgaCTAAATTGGGTTAACtctaaaacatattataatttcacctaaaatttagtaaaaccttattaaaatttattttaaaagatattatattttaacgTTAtttaattgaaacaaaaatggtgtaaaacatcatttatattGAAATAGAAGGAGTGTATTGAAACAATAAAAGTGTAAATTAATATAGATTTGATACTAACCACTAcaactaaaaatataagattacatatatagtgctcatatcatatatataaaatttagtttatattatgCCAGTTCTTTAGCATAGTGAAAGAATGTTTCTACGTCCATCATAAAATTCTAGATTCGACAGTACTATAGGTTCGTGGAagagaaatattattttttaaataaacgTTTCCTCCTTACtattatttaaaacataattattcaGTTAAAATAGTTTAAAGAGTTTCATCATATAATAAGGTGTGTAGTTTTTCTTCGTttacttatttaattatagttctctaaaaacctttaaattattatattcattgaatatatttatagatcACACATCATATGCATGGATATTATTTggcctttctttttttgcttttggtctttctattttctttttctcttgttgcAACATTAGATAATTGAGAAATATATCAATGATTCCCCATTTTTCGGGCAGTACGTGGTGTCAGTTGTTAGACTAACCCCATAGTGGTGagcaaattatttttcatggCAACAATGATAACATAATGTTCCATATCTACATCCAAATATAGTTTACGATATTTATCGAAACTATTAAAGCATGAGTTATGTTGGAAAATTGTAAAACTAAATGGGTGCATGTTACAAACTAACTGGTTTCCCTCATGTATATTGGGGGCTAAAAGTACAATAACTAAACGTTcacaaaagattcaaataaAACATCTGACCTTCAGTAACGAGTTCTTTGGAGACTGACCAGAGAGAAATATACACCCGTAGGACCTTTAGCTAACAAGGAAGAGTGTGTTCCACATTCGACAACTTTCCCTTTGTCTAAAACAGTTATCGTGTCACAGTTTTGAATGGTGCTAAGCCTATGAGCGATCACAACACTTGTCCTTCCAACCATCAAACGCCCGAGTGCATCCTGCACCATGCGCTCTGATTGGTTGTCAAGAGCGCTCGTAGCTTCATCAAGAAGCAACACTGATGGGTTCTTCAAAACCGCACGAGCAATCGcgatcctctgtttttgacCACCAGATAGTTGTACTCCTCTGTCTCCACAGTACGTATCATAGCCGTCCGATAATGTTACGATGAAATCATGAGCGTTGGCTGCCTTGGCCGCCTCGATAATCTCTGACTCGTCAATCTTGTCAGATGCTCCTCCATACATGATGTTCTCTCGGATTGTCCCAGCAAATAATATTGGCTCTTGGCTAACCAAACCTATGTGTTGACGAAGTGATCTCAAATGATAAGACCTTATATCACGACCATCGATCTTTACAATACCCTTTAACGGGTCATAAAACCGTTCGATTAACCCGATTATAGTTGATTTACCTGACCCGCTTGGACCCACTATCGCTGTCGACTTTCCCTCGTCAATATCAATGGAGAAGTTCTTAAATATAATCACATCAGGGCGTGTTGGGTACGCAAAGTCCACATTGACAAACTTTATTTGTCCCTTTATGTTTTGTGGGACGAAACCATCCGGTTTCTCCGGTTCAATGTTTGTGTAACGATCTAACACCGCAAATACTGATCCGACCGCATCCGAGCCCTTGGCTAGATCCATCGTCATTGCTCCCGCGTCCGCAATAACCCGACCCGTACTCACAAAGAGTATAAACAACTCAAAGAATGCTTTTGACGTGATCTTCCCATCAATAATAAGTCTAGCACCGTACCAGTAATTCAAAGCTGAAGTGCATGTCATGAGACTTCTAGAAGTTGCTAGCACAATCCCTGCTAACCACGATTGACggatattttctctttgtggTCCTTCTTGAACCATTTTGAGTAATTTTAGGATCCGTTCTTGTGACGAAAATGCTGTTATGGTTCGGATGTTGGATACAGCTTCTGCCGCTAGTTTGCTGCTCTCATCTTGTGCTTTAATGGCTTTTTTCGATATGCTTTTGAGTACAATGCGTTGAGTGTAGAAGCATCCAACAACCACTGGTTGTATTGCAATCATCACAATGGATAATTTCCAAGAAATGGCCAAACCAAGTGTGCAAGCTACACTCACTGCTGATATAGTTTGTACCAACAACGACACTCGTTCACCAACAAGCGATCTCACCTGtcataacaaaatattatggAATCATTGGTAAAAAGGTTGATTTGTAGAGTTTAAATTAGTAAGACAGAAGACATACCACGTTTGCGTCTTTGGCTAGTCTAGAGCAAATTGATCCGCTCGAGTTCTCGTCTTCATCGAACCAGCTTACCTCAAAGGTCAATAGCTTTGAGAGAATATTTTCTCGTATACGTTTCGTTAGGTATTCACCCATGTAAGCAAAACTATATTGTTGAATGATACTgatcaagaaacataaaacagCTAGACCAACGAAAAGCAACACATAGATCCTTGTTTTCTCCTTCATCTCATCATGACTCGTTAGAAAATacactgacaccattgatccTGAAGCATATGCATAAATTGGGTGTAAGGCTCCATACAAGACTGCACTTAAGCAACCATACAATGCATGTTTCCACTCTGGTTTATTCATCGCCATCAATCTCTTAAAAGATGGCTTCTTATCCTTTGGAATTGAACCAGCAAGATTTGTATCAATGCTTGAAGTTGCGAAAAGGGAAGACCGACTTTGAATAGAAAGTCTTGAACTATACTTCACGTCTTTGTTGAAATTTGAGAATTGACCCTCTCGCATACTTACGCTAACGTTATCATTTGATTCTTCATTTTCCATGATTTGTAAGCGGACTAGAGAAGTGTATTGACCATCTACATTCTCCATGAGCTCTTCGTGTGATCCAGTTTCTACAATCTGACCATTTTTGAATACACATATAACATCAACATTACGAATAGTAGAGAGGCGGTGAGCAATAACAATAGTTGTACGACCAATAGTGGCATTGTCTAAGGCTTCTTGGACTACTCTTTCGGATTCTGAATCTAATGCGCTTGTTGCCTCGTCTAGCAGTAGAAGTGTCGGTGATTTGATTATCGCACGTGCAATTGAAATCCTTTGCTTCTGACCCCCTGACATTTGCACTCCTCTCTCCCCAacctttttttgtaaataagaaaaactaaatatcCATTTTGAGAAAGTTaaacaataatcaaattttctaaaGTTGGAATCTAACCTGAGTTTTGTAACCAAGAGGGAACTGAGAAATGAAATCATGAGCATTTGAGGACTTTGCAGCTTCCACTACTTCATCAAAGGATGCGTCCTCTTTACCAAATAATATGTTCTCCTCTATCGATGTGGCGAAGAGTGCTGGCTCTTGGCTAACTAGACCCATTTGTGATCTCAACCATTTCACTTGCAACTTTTTAATAGACACACCATCGATAAGAATCTCTCCTACGATGGGGTcataaaatctttgtaaaagCGATATCACAGTTGATTTTCCTGATCCGCTTCCACCCACCAGAGCAACAGATTTACCAGATGGGATTCTTAGACATAAATCATCAAAGATTGGTGTCTCGGGTCTTGATGAGTACATGAACTTCACATGCTTAAACTGGACTTCTCCTTTAATATTCTCAAGAACTTGACCTCTCGGGTTGTCCGAATCAATATCGGGAACTCTTTTTATCACTTCAATAATCCTTTCCCCTGCTACAACCGCCTCGGAGAAATATTTGAGATTCGACAAACCTCGACCAAGTGATCTACGTAAGatacaaaatatcaaaactataATAAGAATACCAAAGAGCCTTAgacatgtatatatacttaCGTGCCACCATAGGTGATGCATATGATGACTGCGAAGATAGTACCGCCTTTAGCTCCATGGTACATAACCATCCGACTTCCGTACCAAGTCATGAACCCCCAAATGGCGTAAGTGACACCATTGCTCCCAATGGCGATTCCTTTAGCTATTCCTTGTCTCAACCCTAGCTTCACTGAGCCTTCAAGCGCAGCTGAGAATTTCGATATCATCTTCCTCTCACTACCAAATGCGTAGACGGTTCGCACCAACGAGATGGCTTGCTCGGCAATAGAACCAGCCTCATTATACTCTTCACGTATTTTTCTCGAGATGTTGATGAGGGCTCGTCCGCACATCAGTCCAGGGATCAAGAGGAGGATAAAGAACGGGAAACCTACTATTGTTAGTCTCCACAGCATGATGAAACCCACGATGTAGCTTGCGACAAACGCCGATGCACTCATCAAAAAATTTGGTAACtgtttgaaacaaatatataaagttttcaCTTGTGAGACCTTTTTCAATAAAAGAAGCAACTATATTGATTATTTAGAGATATAATGGTTAGACCTTTTCACTAAGGACGTCTTGGATCACGAGGGTGTCACTAGAGACACTGGTGATAACATCAGAAGTGCTTGTAACATGAAGATCAAAGTAACCCACATCTTGTCTTAACACTGCTCTTAAGTACTTCTCTCTCATTCTTGATGCTTGTCTCTCCCCTGTCCTAGTCCAGCAATAtccttctgttttgtttgtatttggAAAACCATCCacaaatttcaataaaatttattatgttGAAATGCACCAAATTTAGCTTTCTTTTTGGTGTTAAACATTATCTAAAAAACTTACCAACGAAACATATCACCAAAGATGCACCAGCGACATAAAGCAAAGCTACGGCATTCTGTTATTTAGCCAATGTTTGTGTAAGAAAAAACGAATATACATTAGTActcttttcttatatatgataaatattATTCACAACAAAGGGTTATAGCTAGATTTACTCCATCTCACAACTCTCGTGGTTCCATTTTTAAACCAATTAGCaatgaatgaaataaaatgattcaTATCTCTTATGTATTAGATTGGATTTATACACGACTCATAATTCCTAAACACATGTCGTCATTCAATCTTGCTAAGACCAAGAACAGAGAACATagaataaagaagagagaaaaagaccTTCATGATGGCATGCATGAAGGTTTTATCACCGAATGAGGAATCACCGATGTCGTTGAGTAGCAGCCCGgtgatgaaaaatattataggaGTGATGAAGCCATCACCGACGGCTCCGATTAAACCTAATCCCATCAGCACTAAATCCACACTGTTCGCATGCATGAATATTGATCTTACGCTTCCAAAACTCTTCAtgatcttcttccttctccttttgCTTACTTTGGGTTTCgaaaaaagaaatactaaACGACACATTGACCTTGGGGAAACGACAACATACAAAGTCCTCATTTTTTAAGAGCAAATGGCACTATTAATGAAGACTCTAAACTTAATATGTTaaagaaatctaaatttttCGATTTTCACGTGTGTTGTAATTTGTTCACGTCTTCCTGGTCATTTTATATTGCAAGTAGCAGCAACCGGGAAGCGAGAGGCCGTTGGCTTTTCAATGCTAACGAAAAATATAACATGATTTTATAGCATTTcatataaactattttaaatattttctttcttttaaactTATGAGATGCGTGGTTTTTATCTTTATACATTTTCAGGTAAGAAACACAACAGTTTATATTAGATAGCGCTGGCAAATCATTGCAGTGTTCTAAAACCtggttttagaaaaaacatCTAAAGACTGATTGAAATTGATTAGTTTCAGatgtaaatatgtaattaattgGTCTTGGGTAGTTTTAGGCAGTTTTCAGCGGTTATAGACAATTATGAATCAATTCCTATACTTTTTTGgtattagtttttaatttctttttctttattttttacgaaaaaaatattcttagtacaattaagtttatatatatatttttaaataacttctaatttaattttagaaaagcGTTCAATTCTAACGCTTAAGAAATAATCAATTTTAGTAAATAGTCAGAAAACATTCTAAATTTGGGACAAACATGCAATGTGGTGGTTCTTCCGGAAGAAATCCACACTATTAAGCATATTGGTGCATTTCTACCTGACCGGATCAGCCGATAGGATTTATGAAATAAGAACTTTTGTTATTGACTTATTGTTATCTAATTCCTCaattatatttacatattttcatCTATTGtgaaactttaaattttcCCCACAAAAATGGGTGCCCATGCAAATGTTTTAAGATGCCACATTCATGGCAGACTCTAGTCAGTTCAAGACCAATTTGATcataataaaacaaagtaatatatatgtaccaGATATGTCATCAATGTATCATTGACTTTAGCTGTTTTTGTAtagtaaaactaaaattagtatgaaacaaagagaaatgtATTAATTCAATATAAATTCACTGACCACTATACAAtagttagaaaaatatatcgaGAGCTGTGCCTAAAACTTTTAATGCcccaaacaaacaagaaaagtgtatatatagtCTTTCATCGAACTTTTATATCATACAATACAAAAAGTAAGTGactttgttttgtgaaataaaGTGCTTTTGCAATGGTGAGAAAATAAAGTGTTGTTATTGTTAAATAAGTTTTACGAAATTAGAAACTTATATTAGtgaatatttgaattattcaaaaatgttatgatatttttgaGACCTTTGAAGTCGTGATGAGATTTTAGGGAGTCATTATGAGATACTCGATCAAGGTCGTTATAAGACTTTTTAAGACTTTTTGGATATGAGATATCTGGGGTCGGTCAGGAACTTCTGTGTTTAATCACAAGACCTATGTGAATTGGTTGTGTGAAAACGGAATTGTAtggttaacaaaaaaaataattattaaccATAACCTTGGCACTGAACGTACTATGAGTCTATATAAGACTAGAAAGTAGAAACTGGTCCAACTACAACCAACTTAAGTTTACATATCGGGTCTTTAGGTATGCGTTTATAAACGTTATTTATGTAACTTACGATTGTTCCAattctgtttttaaatttgagtATGAACTGCAAATGCATGATCAtatgtttttatcaaatttctgagttcaattttgatatagctttaatcttaaaataattaaaatcatatttttttttcttctggatATTAAGATGTTCTGGCCACAATCCGTAATCCACCAGATCCAAAACCacatcatgtaatattagttttgttccAAGCGTCACTCGAACCGACGACATCTAAACGTCGCATAAGGTatttaccaattgagctaaTGACACTTGGTAATCAATTACtattaaacatgaaaaaacagttttaaaatatgtttggtCATTGCAAGATGTGTCTTTCATTAATAACTTGTCAAAACTAGGTGGTTGGTGTGGTCACATATGTCTTATGGACTTAATGAATGTGTTAGTATTGGCCTATTGGGCTTAAAAAGTCCATCTCCTTCTGATCTCACTTCTAAACATAGAGCTCCATTGAAGGAGTTTGGTCCTCCATGTGAAATGCTTCCACCAGCTAAAAGACTCATATAATTGATCGTGAAGTCGTTGAATTTACTATGGATGATTCAAGAATCACGGAGAGGTGCACGTGCCAATGGGGATCTCGAAGATTGAAATGACCGAAATGTCTTCTCTAAGCACAAGAAAGGgatccatatttttttttgatgtacCCTATCGGCTGATTTGGTTAGCTTTGTTAGGAATGCACCGAAGTGTTATAGAGTAGACTTCTCTCGATACAGGTAGAATTGAGCTACCATACAGTCTGATCCGAATTTATAATGCTTTCCGACTAATTATAAGGGATTGTAAGGCCGCCTACATTTCTAACTATCATGTAAACCAGTTGGACAAAGACCCAAGTGACAGACTTCCCAAAcaaatgtatttttgtttttagggaTAATCGAACTTAGGTATCAGAGTTTTACCATTCaccaaaactttcttttgCCACTAAACAACATAGGCTTGGGCAGGGATCCACATTTTTACACTAGAAATTGCAAGTGATCTTTGTT from Arabidopsis thaliana chromosome 3, partial sequence includes these protein-coding regions:
- the ABCB22 gene encoding ABC transporter family protein, which gives rise to MKSFGSVRSIFMHANSVDLVLMGLGLIGAVGDGFITPIIFFITGLLLNDIGDSSFGDKTFMHAIMKNAVALLYVAGASLVICFVEGYCWTRTGERQASRMREKYLRAVLRQDVGYFDLHVTSTSDVITSVSSDTLVIQDVLSEKLPNFLMSASAFVASYIVGFIMLWRLTIVGFPFFILLLIPGLMCGRALINISRKIREEYNEAGSIAEQAISLVRTVYAFGSERKMISKFSAALEGSVKLGLRQGIAKGIAIGSNGVTYAIWGFMTWYGSRMVMYHGAKGGTIFAVIICITYGGTSLGRGLSNLKYFSEAVVAGERIIEVIKRVPDIDSDNPRGQVLENIKGEVQFKHVKFMYSSRPETPIFDDLCLRIPSGKSVALVGGSGSGKSTVISLLQRFYDPIVGEILIDGVSIKKLQVKWLRSQMGLVSQEPALFATSIEENILFGKEDASFDEVVEAAKSSNAHDFISQFPLGYKTQVGERGVQMSGGQKQRISIARAIIKSPTLLLLDEATSALDSESERVVQEALDNATIGRTTIVIAHRLSTIRNVDVICVFKNGQIVETGSHEELMENVDGQYTSLVRLQIMENEESNDNVSVSMREGQFSNFNKDVKYSSRLSIQSRSSLFATSSIDTNLAGSIPKDKKPSFKRLMAMNKPEWKHALYGCLSAVLYGALHPIYAYASGSMVSVYFLTSHDEMKEKTRIYVLLFVGLAVLCFLISIIQQYSFAYMGEYLTKRIRENILSKLLTFEVSWFDEDENSSGSICSRLAKDANVVRSLVGERVSLLVQTISAVSVACTLGLAISWKLSIVMIAIQPVVVGCFYTQRIVLKSISKKAIKAQDESSKLAAEAVSNIRTITAFSSQERILKLLKMVQEGPQRENIRQSWLAGIVLATSRSLMTCTSALNYWYGARLIIDGKITSKAFFELFILFVSTGRVIADAGAMTMDLAKGSDAVGSVFAVLDRYTNIEPEKPDGFVPQNIKGQIKFVNVDFAYPTRPDVIIFKNFSIDIDEGKSTAIVGPSGSGKSTIIGLIERFYDPLKGIVKIDGRDIRSYHLRSLRQHIGLVSQEPILFAGTIRENIMYGGASDKIDESEIIEAAKAANAHDFIVTLSDGYDTYCGDRGVQLSGGQKQRIAIARAVLKNPSVLLLDEATSALDNQSERMVQDALGRLMVGRTSVVIAHRLSTIQNCDTITVLDKGKVVECGTHSSLLAKGPTGVYFSLVSLQRTRY
- the ABCB22 gene encoding ABC transporter family protein (ABC transporter family protein; FUNCTIONS IN: ATPase activity, coupled to transmembrane movement of substances, nucleoside-triphosphatase activity, ATPase activity, nucleotide binding, ATP binding; INVOLVED IN: transport, transmembrane transport; LOCATED IN: plasma membrane, membrane; EXPRESSED IN: leaf; CONTAINS InterPro DOMAIN/s: ATPase, AAA+ type, core (InterPro:IPR003593), ABC transporter-like (InterPro:IPR003439), ABC transporter integral membrane type 1 (InterPro:IPR017940), ABC transporter, transmembrane domain, type 1 (InterPro:IPR011527), ABC transporter, transmembrane domain (InterPro:IPR001140), ABC transporter, conserved site (InterPro:IPR017871); BEST Arabidopsis thaliana protein match is: P-glycoprotein 18 (TAIR:AT3G28390.1); Has 825405 Blast hits to 389983 proteins in 4165 species: Archae - 14366; Bacteria - 646811; Metazoa - 17405; Fungi - 11742; Plants - 9388; Viruses - 36; Other Eukaryotes - 125657 (source: NCBI BLink).) — encoded protein: MKSFGSVRSIFMHANSVDLVLMGLGLIGAVGDGFITPIIFFITGLLLNDIGDSSFGDKTFMHAIMKNAVALLYVAGASLVICFVGERQASRMREKYLRAVLRQDVGYFDLHVTSTSDVITSVSSDTLVIQDVLSEKLPNFLMSASAFVASYIVGFIMLWRLTIVGFPFFILLLIPGLMCGRALINISRKIREEYNEAGSIAEQAISLVRTVYAFGSERKMISKFSAALEGSVKLGLRQGIAKGIAIGSNGVTYAIWGFMTWYGSRMVMYHGAKGGTIFAVIICITYGGTSLGRGLSNLKYFSEAVVAGERIIEVIKRVPDIDSDNPRGQVLENIKGEVQFKHVKFMYSSRPETPIFDDLCLRIPSGKSVALVGGSGSGKSTVISLLQRFYDPIVGEILIDGVSIKKLQVKWLRSQMGLVSQEPALFATSIEENILFGKEDASFDEVVEAAKSSNAHDFISQFPLGYKTQVGERGVQMSGGQKQRISIARAIIKSPTLLLLDEATSALDSESERVVQEALDNATIGRTTIVIAHRLSTIRNVDVICVFKNGQIVETGSHEELMENVDGQYTSLVRLQIMENEESNDNVSVSMREGQFSNFNKDVKYSSRLSIQSRSSLFATSSIDTNLAGSIPKDKKPSFKRLMAMNKPEWKHALYGCLSAVLYGALHPIYAYASGSMVSVYFLTSHDEMKEKTRIYVLLFVGLAVLCFLISIIQQYSFAYMGEYLTKRIRENILSKLLTFEVSWFDEDENSSGSICSRLAKDANVVRSLVGERVSLLVQTISAVSVACTLGLAISWKLSIVMIAIQPVVVGCFYTQRIVLKSISKKAIKAQDESSKLAAEAVSNIRTITAFSSQERILKLLKMVQEGPQRENIRQSWLAGIVLATSRSLMTCTSALNYWYGARLIIDGKITSKAFFELFILFVSTGRVIADAGAMTMDLAKGSDAVGSVFAVLDRYTNIEPEKPDGFVPQNIKGQIKFVNVDFAYPTRPDVIIFKNFSIDIDEGKSTAIVGPSGSGKSTIIGLIERFYDPLKGIVKIDGRDIRSYHLRSLRQHIGLVSQEPILFAGTIRENIMYGGASDKIDESEIIEAAKAANAHDFIVTLSDGYDTYCGDRGVQLSGGQKQRIAIARAVLKNPSVLLLDEATSALDNQSERMVQDALGRLMVGRTSVVIAHRLSTIQNCDTITVLDKGKVVECGTHSSLLAKGPTGVYFSLVSLQRTRY